The Lacrimispora xylanolytica genome has a segment encoding these proteins:
- a CDS encoding BclA C-terminal domain-containing protein, translating into MAGVTHTAGTTTVTVPTAGVYQIDYYVTITAGIGASIAIAVNGTVDPSTPVTALVATGEVSGTAMLTLAAGDVLTLRNNSAVALTLALAPSVGAQFNIIELG; encoded by the coding sequence CTGGCTGGAGTTACTCACACAGCTGGAACAACGACAGTAACAGTTCCTACGGCTGGAGTATATCAAATTGATTATTATGTCACTATAACTGCTGGTATTGGAGCATCTATAGCAATTGCAGTAAATGGTACTGTAGATCCTTCAACTCCTGTAACAGCGCTTGTAGCCACTGGAGAGGTTTCCGGAACTGCAATGCTAACATTAGCTGCTGGTGATGTACTGACTCTGAGAAACAACTCTGCAGTCGCCTTGACATTAGCTCTAGCGCCAAGTGTAGGTGCACAGTTTAATATTATTGAATTAGGTTAA
- the nth gene encoding endonuclease III, whose protein sequence is MKKGEINKERLKLTLDKLDEVYGVTKEGFYHRQPWQLLAAIMLSAQSTDKQVEETLPQLFTRFPDVKDMAEASVEEIENSIRSVGIYKNKAKNLKKCCQQIVENFGGEVPTSMEGLLSLAGVGRKTATLFLADAYGIPGVTVDTHVFRISRRLGWAAGKNPVQVELELQKVLPEEHWNRINFQLIYHGRAVCTSRKARCGECVLEEWCDKKIES, encoded by the coding sequence ATGAAAAAGGGAGAAATAAATAAAGAGCGTTTGAAACTGACTCTGGATAAATTAGACGAGGTTTATGGAGTCACAAAGGAGGGCTTTTATCACCGGCAGCCCTGGCAGCTGCTGGCGGCCATTATGCTCAGCGCCCAAAGTACCGATAAGCAGGTGGAAGAGACGCTTCCTCAGCTATTTACACGATTTCCTGACGTAAAGGATATGGCAGAAGCATCTGTGGAGGAAATTGAGAATTCAATCCGTTCCGTGGGGATTTATAAAAATAAAGCAAAGAATTTAAAGAAATGCTGTCAGCAGATTGTAGAGAATTTTGGCGGAGAGGTCCCCACAAGTATGGAAGGGCTCCTAAGCCTTGCAGGAGTTGGAAGAAAAACTGCCACCTTATTCCTGGCTGATGCCTATGGAATACCAGGCGTTACGGTAGATACTCATGTATTCCGAATATCCAGGCGCCTTGGCTGGGCAGCGGGCAAAAATCCAGTGCAGGTAGAGCTGGAATTACAAAAAGTTTTACCAGAGGAACACTGGAACCGGATCAATTTTCAATTGATTTACCATGGCAGGGCAGTCTGTACCTCAAGAAAGGCAAGATGCGGGGAGTGCGTACTGGAAGAGTGGTGTGATAAAAAAATAGAATCATAA
- a CDS encoding DUF6612 family protein: MKHSIKIFAVALLLSFSLTLSAFAGTWMEDSNGWRWQEKDQLSPVSSWEWIDSNGDGMSECYYFDENGYLLTNTTTPDGYTVNENGAWVADGMVRLRAANPSAAASAKKEGRELYYQAIKKSSELQGLDISGDIHMSLSYTDMEVPISMKLRLQYHDINTPNMEFLSETAMQMMGSKDAHQSFYKDGTYYSNGGTHKKYKMKIGHEDMTKNLTLGGLTGQFFAFIDNVQIAAGDSGSKTIVYSSSGDGMEPYLSNINNEIWPLLNELDFKINRISGKAVLTPEGYFSKEDITIDTTMEDDGETAGFTMNIRLDYNNPGQAVTINFPSTDGYEVVVY; the protein is encoded by the coding sequence ATGAAACATTCTATAAAAATATTTGCCGTTGCATTGCTTCTGTCCTTCTCATTGACCCTATCTGCTTTTGCCGGAACCTGGATGGAGGATTCTAACGGGTGGCGCTGGCAGGAAAAGGATCAACTCTCCCCTGTATCTTCCTGGGAATGGATTGATTCCAATGGGGATGGAATGTCAGAATGCTATTATTTTGATGAAAACGGATATCTGCTTACCAATACTACCACCCCCGACGGCTACACGGTCAATGAAAATGGAGCCTGGGTGGCTGATGGCATGGTAAGACTAAGAGCTGCCAACCCGTCTGCCGCTGCCTCTGCTAAAAAGGAAGGTAGAGAGCTCTATTATCAGGCGATCAAGAAAAGCTCTGAACTTCAGGGGCTGGATATCAGCGGTGATATCCATATGAGTCTTTCTTATACTGACATGGAAGTTCCCATTTCCATGAAGCTGCGCTTACAATACCATGACATCAATACTCCCAACATGGAATTTCTTTCGGAGACAGCGATGCAGATGATGGGATCAAAGGACGCCCATCAATCCTTTTATAAAGATGGTACCTACTATTCCAACGGCGGCACTCATAAAAAATATAAGATGAAGATCGGCCATGAGGATATGACGAAGAATTTAACTCTTGGTGGATTGACCGGCCAGTTCTTTGCATTTATTGACAATGTTCAGATAGCAGCTGGTGATTCAGGAAGTAAGACCATCGTATATTCCAGCAGCGGAGACGGAATGGAACCATATCTCAGTAATATTAATAATGAAATATGGCCGCTTCTCAATGAGCTAGACTTCAAGATAAACCGAATCAGCGGCAAAGCAGTTCTCACCCCGGAGGGATATTTCTCCAAGGAGGACATCACGATTGATACCACCATGGAAGATGATGGGGAGACGGCTGGTTTTACCATGAACATCAGGCTGGATTATAACAACCCAGGCCAGGCTGTAACCATTAATTTTCCTTCTACCGATGGGTATGAAGTAGTCGTTTATTAA
- a CDS encoding MFS transporter, with protein MSQDYNKTIRACFMSYIVQAIINNFVPLLFLTFEKEYDIPLSRIALLVTFNFGIQLLVDLLSAGVIDKVGYRISMITALALCALGLVSLVVLPGFFSNPWTGLLGAVMIYGAGGGLLEVLVSPVVEACPTENKEKAMSMLHSFYCWGHVGVVLISTVFFVLLGVDNWRILALFWALIPLYNMITFFRVPIAPLIKEDEGISFRTLIGKKIFWVFMILMVCAGAGEQAVSQWASAFAEEGLKVKKAVGDLAGPMFFAVMMGTSRALYGKYGEKIDLGKMMTYSGILCSASYILISLSPHPALGLIGCGICGLSVGIMWPGTFSMASASIRGGGTAMFAFLALAGDLGCSSGPTLVGQVSGILGNNLKMGILAAVLFPILFVISVRCLLRLKLKA; from the coding sequence ATGAGTCAGGATTATAATAAAACCATACGCGCCTGCTTTATGAGCTATATTGTACAGGCCATAATTAACAATTTTGTACCGCTTCTGTTTCTTACGTTTGAAAAGGAATACGACATACCATTATCCCGGATAGCCCTTCTTGTTACCTTTAATTTCGGCATCCAGCTATTGGTGGATCTGTTGTCAGCGGGCGTGATTGACAAGGTAGGATACCGGATTTCCATGATTACAGCCCTTGCTCTATGTGCCCTTGGTCTTGTTTCCCTTGTGGTACTTCCAGGATTTTTTTCTAATCCCTGGACCGGACTTTTAGGAGCGGTAATGATTTATGGAGCAGGCGGGGGACTTTTAGAGGTCTTAGTAAGTCCTGTGGTAGAGGCATGTCCCACGGAAAATAAGGAAAAGGCTATGAGCATGCTACATTCCTTCTACTGCTGGGGCCATGTTGGTGTGGTTCTCATCTCCACCGTGTTTTTTGTATTACTGGGTGTGGATAACTGGAGGATACTGGCCCTTTTTTGGGCGCTGATACCGCTCTATAACATGATTACTTTCTTCCGTGTCCCAATCGCACCTCTTATAAAGGAAGATGAGGGGATCTCCTTTAGGACCCTTATAGGTAAAAAGATATTCTGGGTATTTATGATACTAATGGTCTGTGCCGGAGCCGGCGAACAGGCGGTAAGCCAGTGGGCCTCAGCCTTTGCCGAAGAGGGCCTTAAGGTGAAAAAAGCGGTTGGTGATCTTGCAGGCCCTATGTTTTTTGCAGTTATGATGGGAACGTCAAGAGCCCTTTACGGTAAGTACGGAGAAAAAATCGATTTGGGAAAAATGATGACCTACAGCGGAATTTTATGTAGTGCGTCCTATATTCTGATTTCCCTGTCACCCCATCCGGCACTGGGGCTGATTGGCTGTGGAATATGTGGTCTGTCCGTTGGGATCATGTGGCCTGGCACCTTTAGTATGGCATCAGCCTCCATTCGGGGCGGGGGAACGGCTATGTTCGCCTTTCTTGCCCTGGCCGGGGACTTAGGCTGTTCTTCAGGCCCCACCCTTGTGGGTCAGGTCTCAGGTATTCTAGGTAACAATTTGAAAATGGGAATTCTGGCTGCAGTCCTATTTCCCATACTTTTTGTAATCAGTGTAAGATGTCTGCTACGGTTAAAGCTTAAAGCATAA
- a CDS encoding AraC family transcriptional regulator, translating to MQSTRIQTDESMMELASHGSKGFPLQYYYEDVGQFENRCIDWHWHREFELVSVTKGIVQCSIGNISHILEDGDGLFINSGAIHRYASAGSAVIPNVVFSPEFMAPEGSLIYEQYLSPFLSSGISHIVLKSMIPWQKSILNNLLKLYSTCENKGSAWELKTHTLICQIWTELYEHRNELVTMENTGTNRISQARFRRMTMFIEENYRKRLTLDDIAASVGVSKREALRCFQCSVPLSPIEYLNKYRLKQASNLLLSTGYSISTIAESTGFESTSYFDRLFKREFHTTPRKHRNALKRQEKDMDKQL from the coding sequence ATGCAAAGCACTAGAATACAGACAGACGAATCCATGATGGAGCTTGCCTCCCATGGCTCAAAGGGTTTTCCTCTGCAATATTATTACGAAGACGTAGGTCAATTTGAAAACCGATGCATTGACTGGCACTGGCACAGGGAGTTTGAGCTGGTTTCCGTTACAAAGGGCATTGTACAATGCTCCATCGGCAACATCAGTCACATACTGGAAGACGGGGATGGCTTGTTTATTAATTCAGGAGCCATACATCGGTACGCTTCTGCAGGAAGCGCAGTGATTCCCAACGTGGTATTTTCACCAGAATTCATGGCACCGGAGGGAAGTCTGATTTATGAGCAGTACTTATCTCCCTTTCTCTCTTCCGGTATTTCTCATATCGTTTTAAAATCCATGATTCCCTGGCAAAAAAGCATCCTTAACAATCTTTTAAAGCTTTACAGCACCTGTGAGAATAAGGGGTCTGCCTGGGAACTTAAAACCCATACCTTGATCTGCCAGATATGGACAGAGCTATATGAACACCGAAACGAATTAGTCACCATGGAAAATACGGGAACCAACCGTATCTCCCAGGCCCGTTTTCGACGCATGACCATGTTTATTGAAGAAAATTACAGAAAGAGGCTTACTCTAGATGATATTGCTGCCTCGGTAGGCGTTAGTAAACGGGAGGCACTTCGCTGCTTCCAATGCTCCGTTCCCTTATCTCCCATTGAATACCTTAACAAATATCGGCTGAAGCAGGCCTCGAACCTCCTTCTTTCTACGGGCTATTCCATTAGCACAATAGCAGAATCCACAGGATTTGAGAGTACCAGCTACTTTGACCGCTTGTTCAAAAGAGAGTTTCACACGACGCCCAGAAAGCATAGAAATGCCTTGAAAAGGCAGGAGAAAGATATGGATAAGCAATTATAA
- a CDS encoding ABC-2 transporter permease, producing the protein MKGLFIKDLILFKNQAKFYIMFTIICTLMLFANFNPAYIIGYMTLMCMMFTFTTISYDEFENGFSFLFTLPYSRRDYVREKYGFGILVSLTVWILFLAVVFIKSLVGKNMDMGEIIPGALMYLFVVQLFCAVNLPIQFKFGIEKGRIALFGVSITIFAVVFGIAKLFELNNLNITAAFRQLGTIRPAPFFVILACICAVIYGISYCFSVKIMEKRQF; encoded by the coding sequence ATGAAAGGATTGTTTATAAAGGATTTGATTTTGTTTAAGAACCAGGCGAAATTTTACATCATGTTTACAATAATCTGCACACTGATGCTGTTCGCTAATTTTAATCCGGCATATATCATCGGGTATATGACGCTGATGTGTATGATGTTCACATTTACCACCATCAGCTATGATGAGTTTGAAAATGGATTCTCTTTTCTTTTCACCCTGCCCTATAGCAGAAGAGATTATGTAAGGGAAAAGTACGGGTTTGGAATCCTCGTAAGTCTCACTGTCTGGATTTTGTTTTTAGCTGTTGTTTTCATAAAATCATTGGTAGGAAAGAATATGGATATGGGAGAAATTATTCCGGGTGCGCTTATGTATCTTTTTGTGGTACAATTATTTTGTGCAGTGAATCTTCCCATTCAATTTAAATTTGGAATTGAAAAGGGAAGAATCGCCTTGTTCGGAGTATCCATAACTATCTTTGCCGTTGTATTCGGCATTGCAAAACTCTTTGAGTTAAATAATTTGAATATAACAGCAGCGTTCCGTCAGTTAGGAACCATAAGGCCAGCGCCCTTTTTTGTGATTTTGGCATGCATCTGTGCCGTGATATATGGGATTTCCTATTGTTTTTCTGTTAAAATCATGGAGAAAAGGCAATTCTGA
- a CDS encoding ABC transporter ATP-binding protein, which produces MLTMENVQKQYDGYSLDCSLELRTGYITGLVGPNGAGKTTIFKSALGLISVDGGKIRILNKEPKDLTAKEREEIGVVLYDSGFSGYLTLSDISAFLKNLYKKFNKEEFEQKCRDAGLPFHKRIKEFSTGMKAKLKLIAAMSHQAKILILDEPTAGLDVIARDELLDYIRAYMQEGDRSILISSHISKDLETLCDDVYLLDQGRIVLHEETDVLLDRYGLLKATKEQYEELDHQHIIRRRKEAYGYYCLTDQKEYYTRNYPDLVMEKGTIDEILTLMIRGERI; this is translated from the coding sequence ATGCTAACAATGGAAAACGTACAGAAGCAGTATGACGGTTACAGTCTGGATTGTTCTTTGGAGCTGCGTACAGGATACATTACCGGACTGGTAGGACCTAACGGAGCAGGAAAGACAACAATATTTAAGTCAGCCCTGGGGCTTATTTCAGTCGATGGAGGTAAGATAAGAATCCTTAATAAGGAACCCAAGGATCTGACTGCGAAAGAAAGGGAAGAAATTGGGGTTGTACTTTACGATTCCGGATTCAGCGGCTATCTCACCCTTTCTGATATATCTGCCTTTTTAAAGAATTTGTATAAAAAATTCAATAAAGAAGAGTTTGAACAAAAATGCAGGGATGCAGGACTTCCTTTTCACAAGAGAATCAAGGAATTTTCAACCGGCATGAAAGCAAAGCTTAAATTGATTGCAGCCATGTCTCACCAGGCGAAAATACTGATCTTAGATGAGCCTACCGCAGGGCTTGATGTTATTGCCAGAGATGAACTTCTTGACTACATCAGAGCTTATATGCAGGAAGGAGACCGATCCATTCTCATTAGTTCTCATATATCAAAGGATTTAGAGACTCTTTGTGATGATGTTTACTTGCTTGATCAGGGACGAATCGTTCTCCATGAAGAGACAGATGTGCTCCTTGACCGTTATGGATTATTAAAGGCTACCAAAGAACAGTATGAAGAGCTGGATCATCAGCATATCATCAGACGAAGGAAAGAAGCCTACGGCTACTATTGCCTTACCGACCAAAAGGAGTATTATACTCGTAACTATCCTGATCTCGTTATGGAGAAAGGGACCATTGATGAGATTCTGACATTAATGATTCGAGGTGAGCGGATATGA
- a CDS encoding GntR family transcriptional regulator → MKIIINNSSMQPIYEQAVEQIKGLIMEGQLKEGESLPSVRSLAKELRVSALTVKKSYDVLEQEGFVITVHGKGSFVACTNQGLILEEKRKEVESDLETAIRKGRSCGMSDEDITEMFRIILED, encoded by the coding sequence ATGAAGATCATTATAAATAACTCTTCCATGCAGCCGATCTATGAGCAGGCGGTGGAACAAATCAAGGGCCTTATTATGGAGGGCCAGTTAAAAGAAGGAGAATCTCTTCCATCTGTGCGCAGTCTGGCAAAGGAACTGAGAGTCAGTGCACTGACTGTAAAAAAGTCCTATGACGTACTGGAGCAGGAGGGCTTTGTCATAACCGTGCATGGGAAAGGAAGCTTTGTAGCCTGCACCAATCAAGGCTTGATATTGGAAGAGAAGAGAAAAGAAGTGGAATCAGACTTAGAGACAGCCATTCGCAAGGGCAGGAGCTGTGGTATGAGTGACGAGGACATAACAGAGATGTTTCGTATCATTTTGGAGGATTGA
- a CDS encoding methyl-accepting chemotaxis protein, protein MKKSSRLKISRRLNLVFAVLVLIIFLSSVFSLVSFRKIGNHFNTFFHVQYETTKQQMEIRKDVQTINKRMLWAVISNDPAVTAEQKEDFDKRFGKIDGYINVIKTNLKDDQISQSLTEAVSKFKEDTYHFVQLVEDGQTKQAISFYNTDYNKSSEMLADALDNTGTRSDKEALQQFETSQVVENIASVLLAVFSVISLVTAIVMARRLSASIVVPLRELETASKDIAEGNLHTEITYVSNDEIGQVADSLRVSIQKIASYIEDIDSVMGSMASGNFNVNFKNEFLGDFRNIEKSLKLFTTKISQSLGDISQVSDEVSMGSVQIAGSAQTLAEGAANQAAIVKDLSDTIADMSGRISENAQNAVEISDEMTNVTKSINLENENMQEMVRAMEVIRNTSQEINKIINTINDIASQTNLLALNASIEAARAGEAGKGFSVVANQVSLLASQSTNAAKTSTQLIEDSLEAVEMGAVIADTAAKGLSIIVERTEVVMNKVESIASASKDQAMAARQIDNGIGQISQVVEVNAATAEENSASSEELTGQAQSLRNLIFQFQLKK, encoded by the coding sequence ATGAAAAAAAGCAGCAGACTTAAAATTTCCCGACGATTGAATCTTGTATTTGCAGTCCTTGTATTAATCATTTTTCTTTCTTCAGTTTTTTCACTCGTAAGCTTTCGTAAGATCGGTAATCATTTCAATACCTTTTTTCACGTACAATATGAGACCACAAAACAACAGATGGAAATTCGAAAAGATGTACAGACCATTAACAAACGTATGCTTTGGGCAGTCATTTCCAATGATCCGGCTGTGACAGCTGAACAAAAAGAAGATTTTGACAAAAGATTTGGAAAAATCGACGGTTATATCAACGTGATTAAAACAAATCTAAAAGACGATCAAATATCACAGAGCTTAACTGAGGCCGTGAGCAAGTTTAAAGAAGATACCTATCATTTCGTTCAACTGGTAGAAGACGGACAGACGAAGCAGGCCATAAGCTTTTATAATACAGATTATAATAAATCTTCTGAAATGCTTGCAGATGCCCTTGATAACACAGGTACAAGATCTGATAAGGAAGCCCTGCAGCAATTTGAAACAAGCCAGGTCGTGGAGAATATTGCCTCAGTACTACTAGCTGTTTTCTCCGTAATCTCACTGGTTACTGCCATTGTTATGGCAAGACGGCTTTCCGCCAGCATTGTAGTTCCGCTTAGAGAGCTTGAGACAGCTTCAAAAGACATTGCAGAAGGAAATTTACATACGGAAATTACATATGTATCCAACGATGAAATCGGACAGGTGGCTGACAGCTTAAGGGTCTCCATTCAAAAGATTGCATCCTATATCGAGGATATTGATTCCGTTATGGGCAGCATGGCATCCGGTAATTTTAATGTGAATTTTAAAAATGAATTTTTAGGAGATTTTAGAAATATCGAAAAGTCCCTGAAATTATTTACCACTAAGATTTCCCAGAGTCTGGGAGATATCAGTCAGGTGTCTGATGAAGTTTCCATGGGATCCGTGCAGATTGCAGGTTCTGCTCAGACCCTGGCAGAAGGCGCAGCCAATCAGGCGGCCATTGTAAAAGACCTTTCCGATACCATTGCAGATATGTCCGGAAGAATTTCTGAGAATGCGCAGAATGCAGTTGAAATCAGCGATGAGATGACGAATGTTACAAAGAGTATCAATCTTGAAAATGAAAACATGCAGGAGATGGTCCGTGCTATGGAGGTAATCAGAAATACCTCACAGGAAATTAATAAGATCATCAATACCATCAATGATATTGCATCTCAGACGAACCTCCTGGCACTGAATGCTTCCATTGAGGCGGCAAGAGCCGGTGAAGCAGGCAAAGGCTTTTCCGTTGTTGCCAACCAGGTAAGCCTCTTGGCAAGCCAGAGTACCAATGCAGCAAAGACCTCCACCCAGTTAATCGAAGATTCTCTGGAGGCAGTGGAGATGGGGGCTGTAATCGCAGATACAGCCGCTAAGGGCTTGAGTATTATTGTAGAAAGAACAGAAGTTGTTATGAACAAGGTGGAGAGCATTGCTTCTGCATCAAAGGATCAGGCAATGGCAGCCAGACAGATTGACAACGGTATCGGCCAGATCTCTCAGGTAGTAGAAGTAAACGCTGCCACGGCAGAAGAGAATTCTGCTTCCAGTGAGGAGCTTACCGGTCAGGCCCAGTCCCTTCGTAATCTGATTTTCCAGTTTCAGCTAAAAAAGTAA
- a CDS encoding tocopherol cyclase family protein, translating to MPQHKKCTMHKRPESMGEIRRFNQKLQRRTVLLRDSLRDSCVTTFYTNANFAFFEGWYFKHQNKDSILALIPGISVEKNGTMHPFLQIIWNETSYFLHFSEEDYLVDRRQNRIMLGPNVFSHRGIRLNIRSKDIDLQGIIHYGPISPLRYSIMGPFELMPFMECRHQVISMSHTLHGRVMINGTVLDFEGEKGYMEGDKGRAFPKDYLWIQCNQFKEPASIMVSVASIPFMGASFEGCICVIHYKGREYRFATYLGVKVICKRRTSVVLKQGKYTLKVYLSSQGKREIPTFAHKLMAPGKGGMTRFIKEGHLLRGRFLLYKGEDQIFDLSSDYVSFEYESGVI from the coding sequence ATGCCGCAACATAAGAAATGTACCATGCACAAAAGGCCGGAAAGCATGGGCGAGATAAGACGTTTCAATCAAAAGCTTCAAAGAAGAACCGTTTTGTTAAGGGACAGCTTAAGAGATTCCTGTGTTACCACTTTTTATACCAATGCAAACTTCGCATTTTTTGAAGGCTGGTATTTTAAGCATCAGAACAAGGATAGTATACTGGCGCTGATTCCTGGTATCAGCGTGGAGAAAAATGGAACCATGCACCCTTTTTTGCAGATTATCTGGAATGAGACCTCTTATTTCCTCCATTTTTCTGAGGAGGATTATCTGGTTGACAGAAGACAAAACCGAATCATGCTGGGCCCTAATGTTTTCTCCCACCGCGGGATCCGCTTAAATATAAGATCAAAGGATATCGATCTTCAGGGAATCATTCATTACGGTCCCATCAGCCCTCTGCGGTATTCCATTATGGGACCCTTTGAGCTAATGCCCTTTATGGAATGCAGGCACCAGGTAATCAGCATGTCTCATACCCTTCATGGGAGAGTCATGATAAATGGAACGGTGTTAGATTTTGAAGGAGAAAAAGGATACATGGAAGGCGACAAAGGAAGAGCCTTTCCCAAAGATTACCTTTGGATTCAATGCAACCAGTTTAAGGAGCCAGCCTCCATCATGGTATCGGTTGCCAGTATCCCGTTTATGGGAGCTAGCTTTGAGGGCTGCATCTGCGTCATTCATTATAAGGGAAGAGAATACCGCTTTGCCACCTATCTTGGGGTAAAGGTCATTTGCAAAAGACGGACTTCGGTTGTTTTAAAACAGGGGAAGTATACCTTAAAGGTCTATTTAAGCAGCCAGGGAAAACGAGAGATACCTACCTTTGCTCATAAACTCATGGCTCCCGGAAAGGGAGGAATGACCCGATTCATTAAGGAAGGTCATCTGCTCCGAGGAAGATTTCTTTTGTATAAAGGGGAGGACCAGATTTTTGACCTTTCCAGTGACTATGTAAGCTTTGAATACGAATCAGGAGTCATATAA
- a CDS encoding L-lactate dehydrogenase has product MKIKTSKIAIVGCGLVGSSTAFSLVTQGICDEILMIDINEERALGEVLDLRDTIKYLDRNVKVRVAGYKDCSDADIIVITAGAPPQKGQTRLDTLEVSAKIVKTIVDPIMASGFDGIFIVVSNPVDIMAHYVYQLSGLPKNQVIGTGSALDTSRLQNFIAELVNVDPRSIYAYSMGEHGDSQMVPWSTVTVAGKPFQDIIHDNKDMLGDVDLDEIVKKTVREGWEIYQRKGTTYYGIATTCAGIIKAILYDENRIIPVSTLLEGEYGQNGVYAGVPTILNRTGAADILEIHMTEEELERFRSSAEIIREYTDKVLKGI; this is encoded by the coding sequence ATGAAGATAAAAACATCAAAAATAGCCATAGTCGGCTGCGGTCTCGTAGGCTCTTCAACCGCATTCAGCCTTGTGACTCAGGGAATCTGTGATGAGATCCTGATGATTGACATTAATGAAGAGAGAGCGCTGGGAGAAGTACTTGACCTTCGCGATACGATTAAGTATCTGGACCGCAACGTAAAGGTCCGTGTGGCAGGCTATAAGGACTGCTCAGATGCCGATATTATAGTAATTACAGCGGGAGCACCGCCCCAAAAGGGTCAGACCAGACTTGATACCTTAGAAGTCAGTGCAAAGATAGTAAAGACCATTGTAGACCCCATTATGGCAAGCGGTTTTGACGGCATCTTCATCGTTGTTTCAAACCCAGTCGATATTATGGCTCATTACGTATATCAATTATCAGGACTTCCTAAAAATCAGGTTATTGGAACCGGAAGTGCTCTTGATACCTCAAGACTTCAAAACTTCATTGCAGAACTGGTGAATGTTGATCCGAGAAGCATCTATGCCTATTCCATGGGAGAGCACGGTGATTCCCAGATGGTTCCCTGGTCTACCGTAACCGTAGCAGGAAAGCCATTCCAGGATATCATTCATGATAACAAGGACATGCTGGGAGATGTGGATCTTGATGAAATCGTAAAGAAAACAGTCCGGGAAGGCTGGGAGATTTATCAGAGAAAGGGAACCACTTACTATGGGATCGCTACCACCTGCGCCGGAATCATCAAAGCAATTCTTTACGATGAGAACCGGATCATCCCGGTTTCCACACTGTTAGAAGGTGAATACGGTCAAAACGGAGTGTATGCCGGAGTTCCTACGATTTTAAATCGGACAGGAGCAGCAGACATACTTGAGATACACATGACAGAAGAAGAGCTGGAGCGGTTTAGAAGCTCTGCAGAGATTATTCGGGAATATACGGACAAGGTCTTAAAAGGAATATAA
- a CDS encoding methyl-accepting chemotaxis protein, whose amino-acid sequence MNNFTTEHQLLDSFYEVIPYLSSLFDDDVAFALTDTEKFILVENGNQLRFHITPGDLIPAGGAIRETLNSGRVTVMDVPATVYGIPFKSYAVPIFDKGRKVIGVLTLGKSLEKRNNLVSIVNSLSAGITQIAESTKSVSNGIEQLKNMNSEISVKVNEANESTRNTDGILDFVKDISTQTNLLGLNAAIEAARAGEAGRGFTVVAGEIRKMSASTNDSIGQIDTVLKSINASITVINSRITESNTIFNEETQEFKNIVNSISELNATAKKLEGLVEHL is encoded by the coding sequence ATGAACAATTTTACCACAGAGCACCAGTTGTTGGACTCATTTTATGAGGTGATTCCGTATTTATCCAGCTTATTTGATGATGATGTTGCTTTCGCATTAACAGACACAGAGAAATTTATTTTGGTGGAGAATGGCAATCAGTTAAGATTCCATATCACGCCAGGAGATTTAATCCCTGCAGGGGGGGCCATCAGAGAGACCCTTAACAGCGGGAGGGTGACAGTAATGGATGTGCCGGCAACGGTTTACGGAATCCCGTTTAAGTCCTATGCGGTTCCCATTTTTGATAAGGGCAGAAAAGTGATTGGGGTTTTGACCCTTGGAAAAAGTCTGGAAAAAAGAAATAACCTGGTCAGTATCGTTAATAGTTTATCAGCAGGAATCACTCAGATTGCAGAATCTACAAAAAGTGTTTCTAATGGAATTGAACAATTAAAAAATATGAATTCCGAAATATCCGTGAAGGTAAATGAAGCCAATGAAAGCACTAGAAATACCGATGGTATTCTGGACTTTGTAAAAGATATCTCCACACAGACAAACCTGTTAGGTCTCAATGCTGCCATTGAAGCAGCAAGAGCAGGAGAAGCAGGAAGAGGCTTTACCGTAGTTGCAGGTGAAATCAGGAAGATGTCTGCCTCCACCAACGATTCCATTGGTCAGATTGATACGGTTTTAAAAAGCATCAATGCTTCCATTACTGTCATCAACAGCAGAATCACCGAATCCAACACCATTTTTAATGAGGAAACCCAGGAATTTAAGAACATCGTAAATTCTATCAGTGAGTTAAATGCCACAGCGAAAAAGCTGGAAGGATTGGTGGAACATCTGTAG